From one uncultured Paludibacter sp. genomic stretch:
- a CDS encoding conserved hypothetical protein (Evidence 4 : Unknown function but conserved in other organisms) yields the protein MPKVQFIDPKDARKPGFVEFNPIPVNQYQKTVKDEKGNFADEEFTDIYHDMALIREFETMLNLIKTKGEYNGTAYNHPGPAHLSIGQESAAVGMAWTLDVDDFIFGSHRSHGEILAKGMSAIHKLDDKQLTKIMDNFFDGAVVNVVKKNFKGTTKELARRFLVYGTLAEIFARETGFNKGLGGSMHVFFTPFGVYPNNAIVGGSGDIAVGAALYKKVNRKPGLVVANIGDASMACGPVWEGLMFSAMDQFKQLWEGDMKGGLPVIINIMNNQYGMGGQTCGETMGYNIAARIGAGVNDEQMHAERVDGYNPLAVIDAYKRKRKVIEEKNGPVLLDVLTYRYSGHSPSDASSYRTKEEVEAWEAQDCIVSFGKQMMDAKVATQADLDTVWTDVKALVYDMFLKAIDDETSPRMKNTDIIGDMIFSNGSVDSFSDAKPDVLMPLEENSRVKKIAQKERFAFDAEGKPFSKMKQYQLRDGIFEAVMDRFYKDASLIAYGEENRDWGGAFAVYGGMTEALPYHRLFNSPISEASIIGTSIGYAMCGGRVIPEIMYCDFIGRAGDEIFNQLPKWQSMSGNVLKLPVVIRVSVGSKYGAQHSQDWTSLVAHIPGIKVCFPVTPYDAKGLMNSALQGTDPVIFFESQRIYDIGEQFHEGGVPEGYYEIPLGEPDVKKEGKDITFLTIGHTLYPALQAAKELEEKYGMSAEVIDARSLVPFNYEKVIKSVKKTGKIIVASDATTRGSFLNDLAANISQLAFDYLDAPVAVLGSRNWITPAYELETSFFPQISWFLDMINERIQPLKGYIPTENMTDAELIRRSKLGV from the coding sequence ATGCCAAAAGTACAATTTATAGACCCGAAAGATGCACGTAAACCTGGTTTTGTGGAATTTAATCCAATACCTGTAAATCAGTATCAAAAAACGGTAAAAGACGAAAAAGGAAACTTTGCCGACGAAGAATTCACAGACATCTACCACGATATGGCGTTGATACGTGAGTTTGAAACAATGCTGAACCTTATTAAAACCAAAGGTGAATACAACGGAACAGCTTATAATCATCCTGGTCCTGCGCACTTATCCATCGGACAAGAAAGTGCAGCTGTAGGAATGGCTTGGACGCTTGATGTGGATGATTTTATTTTTGGAAGCCACCGCAGCCACGGAGAAATTCTGGCAAAAGGAATGTCCGCTATCCATAAATTAGACGATAAACAGTTGACAAAGATTATGGATAATTTCTTTGATGGAGCAGTAGTAAATGTGGTAAAAAAAAATTTCAAAGGAACAACCAAAGAATTGGCACGCAGATTTCTTGTTTACGGAACTTTGGCAGAAATTTTTGCTCGCGAAACCGGTTTCAACAAAGGTTTGGGTGGTTCTATGCATGTGTTTTTCACCCCATTCGGTGTTTATCCTAACAATGCCATTGTGGGAGGTTCGGGCGATATTGCAGTTGGCGCAGCTTTATACAAAAAAGTAAATCGCAAACCCGGTTTGGTGGTTGCAAACATCGGTGATGCTTCTATGGCTTGCGGTCCTGTTTGGGAAGGATTGATGTTTTCTGCAATGGATCAGTTCAAACAGCTTTGGGAAGGCGATATGAAAGGCGGTTTGCCTGTGATTATCAACATAATGAACAACCAATATGGAATGGGCGGTCAAACTTGCGGTGAAACAATGGGTTACAACATTGCCGCTCGTATCGGTGCAGGTGTAAACGATGAACAAATGCACGCGGAACGTGTGGATGGTTACAATCCGCTGGCTGTGATTGACGCGTACAAACGCAAACGCAAAGTAATTGAAGAAAAAAACGGTCCTGTTTTATTGGATGTTTTGACTTATCGTTACAGCGGACACTCACCTTCAGATGCTTCGTCGTACCGTACAAAAGAAGAAGTTGAAGCTTGGGAAGCGCAGGACTGCATCGTTTCGTTCGGAAAACAAATGATGGATGCAAAAGTGGCAACTCAGGCAGATTTAGATACGGTTTGGACTGATGTAAAAGCATTGGTTTACGATATGTTCCTGAAAGCCATTGACGATGAAACTTCTCCGAGAATGAAAAATACGGATATTATCGGTGATATGATTTTCTCAAACGGTTCTGTGGATAGTTTTTCTGATGCGAAACCCGATGTATTGATGCCTTTGGAAGAAAATTCGCGCGTGAAAAAAATTGCTCAAAAAGAACGTTTTGCTTTCGATGCCGAAGGAAAACCATTCAGCAAAATGAAACAATACCAACTCCGTGACGGAATTTTTGAAGCCGTAATGGACAGATTTTATAAAGATGCTTCCTTGATTGCCTATGGAGAAGAAAACCGTGATTGGGGTGGCGCATTTGCCGTTTATGGTGGAATGACTGAAGCCTTGCCTTATCATCGTTTGTTCAATTCGCCCATTTCAGAAGCGTCTATTATCGGAACATCTATCGGTTATGCAATGTGTGGCGGTCGCGTTATTCCCGAAATTATGTATTGCGATTTTATCGGTCGTGCGGGAGATGAAATTTTCAACCAACTTCCGAAATGGCAGTCAATGAGTGGAAACGTGTTGAAATTGCCGGTGGTAATCAGAGTTTCAGTCGGTTCAAAATACGGCGCGCAACACTCGCAGGACTGGACTTCTTTGGTAGCTCACATTCCCGGAATTAAAGTTTGTTTCCCTGTAACTCCTTACGATGCAAAAGGTTTGATGAACAGCGCTTTACAAGGAACTGATCCGGTGATATTCTTTGAAAGTCAGCGTATTTACGATATTGGAGAGCAATTCCACGAAGGAGGCGTTCCTGAAGGATATTACGAAATTCCGCTTGGAGAACCGGATGTGAAAAAAGAAGGAAAAGATATCACATTCTTAACTATCGGACATACGCTTTATCCCGCTTTGCAAGCAGCAAAAGAATTGGAAGAAAAATATGGAATGAGCGCTGAAGTGATTGACGCACGCAGTTTGGTGCCTTTCAATTACGAAAAAGTGATAAAATCTGTGAAAAAGACAGGAAAAATCATCGTAGCGAGCGATGCTACTACTCGCGGTTCGTTCCTCAACGATTTAGCCGCTAACATCAGCCAGTTGGCATTTGATTATTTGGATGCACCGGTTGCTGTTCTTGGTTCTCGCAACTGGATTACGCCTGCGTACGAATTGGAAACATCGTTCTTCCCGCAAATAAGTTGGTTCTTGGATATGATTAATGAACGCATTCAACCGCTCAAAGGTTACATCCCGACAGAAAATATGACGGATGCGGAATTGATTAGAAGATCGAAATTAGGAGTTTAA